The following DNA comes from Dehalobacter sp..
AGAGAGCGGGGATGGAATCCTGCCACTGTCCCAGTACGCCTGTTATTGTGTTTGTTCCTCCGGGACCGGTTGTTACAATGGCAACTCCTATTCTGCCTGTAATCCTTGCATAGCCCTCAACGGCAATAGCGCTTGCCTGCTCGTGATGATTGCATATAAACTCCATATCTTTGCACCGGCCAACGGAATCATTGAGATGCATCGCGCCCCCGCCAGTTATCATAAAAACGTGCCTGACACCCAGTTCTAATATTTTATTGGTGATATAATCTGAAACTTTAATCATTAATAGTTAAACCACCCGGTTAGTTATTTATCGTTAATTAAAAGTTCTTTTCTTATTGAATCTATATTCTTAAGATAATAATAATAAAGGTCACTAATAGTATTATCTAATGGACTAATTCTAAATTCGTTGTATTCACTTTTTAAACGTTTGTTGTCGCCACTGTATTCTATTCCCAGCCCGGGTTTCCCAACTAATATTGATAAATTGTTACCTGAAATATCCCTTACTTTTTCTGCTATTGTATAAAGACCAACTGCTTGATCGGGAGTAACATTGTATGCTTTATATTTACCTTCATTATGTAAGAAATTATCAATCACCGGCATAAGGTCGTCAATATACAGGTAGTCAAAGCGCCTGTTTTGTTTTATTGTTATCGGCAGATTAAAGAGTGTTTTACATATGGCGTTTGAAATAAACCTAATTGAATAATCTTCATGTTTTCCAAACACACCGAAAAGCCGCAG
Coding sequences within:
- a CDS encoding NAD-dependent epimerase/dehydratase family protein; the protein is MKVLVTGGSGFIGRNLIEYFSQRYQIIAPTHRELELLDENAVREFFKLNPVDVVIHGAVKPGHRNAKDPTNLLYSNTRMFFNIVRCSGFYGKLIFLSSGAVYDMRKYKPKMKEDYFDTFVPVDEHGFSKYICARHIEKMENAVELRLFGVFGKHEDYSIRFISNAICKTLFNLPITIKQNRRFDYLYIDDLMPVIDNFLHNEGKYKAYNVTPDQAVGLYTIAEKVRDISGNNLSILVGKPGLGIEYSGDNKRLKSEYNEFRISPLDNTISDLYYYYLKNIDSIRKELLINDK